In Candidatus Pantoea floridensis, the genomic window ATCGGACTGCTTTTCCCCATTGCCATCATTATTGCCGGCGTTAGTTTTCTAGCGTGGTTTATTGTAAGTGGTGCAGCTGTACCGGGTTCCTGATAACAATTTAACATTTGCCCAGGCGCAACTAACCACCTGAAAACGCGGCATTTCGCCAGGAATGCTGCGTCCGTCACGCTCTTCTTCCCTTCTTTGCCATCCCACCCTTCGTCCTGGCAATGACGAAAAGGTGCGACACCCTGATCTGTTTCACTCTTTATTTCACAGAATTTTAACGAAAACGATCGCGGGGAGCCTGCATATGACAACACATCACCAACATTATATTAATGGCGCATTTGTTGCCGACCAGAATGATAAATGGATAGAAGTTATTAATCCGGCGACAGAAGTATTGCTTTCGCGCATACCCGAAGGGCGTAGGCAAGATGCCGCGCAGGCGATTCACGCCGCCGAAGCGGCGCAACCTGATTGGGAAGCCCTGCCCGCCGTGGAGCGCGGAAACTGGCTGCGCAAAATTGCGGCAGCTATTCGCCAGCGCGAGCCGGAACTGACCGCGACTATCGTTGCTGAGGGTGGCAAAACGCAAGGCCTGGCGCAAACCGAAGTGCTATTCACCGCCGATTATCTTGAGTACATGGCTGAATGGGCGCGCCGCTATGACGGCGAGATCATTAACAGCGATCGTCCCAATGAAAACATCTTTGTTTTCAAAAAAGCCATCGGCGTCACCACTGGCATCCTGCCGTGGAACTTCCCTTTCTTCCTGATTGCGCGTAAAGCGGCGCCTGCGCTGGTGACCGGCAACACTATCGTGATCAAACCCAGTGAACTGACGCCGAACAATGCGGCAATTTTCGCGCAGATTATTCATCAGGTTGGCCTGCCAAAAGGCGTGATCAACTTTGTTTACGGCTATGGCCCGGAAATTGGCCAGGAGCTAGCAGGCAACCCGAAGGTGGGCCTGGTGAGCCTGACCGGCAGCGTCAACGCCGGCATCGCAACCATGGAAGCAGCGGCGAAAAATGTCACCAAAGTGTCGCTGGAGCTGGGCGGAAAAGCACCAGCAATCGTGATGAATGATGCCGATTTGGATTTAGCGGTTAAAGCCATTGTCAGTTCGCGCGTAATCAACACCGGGCAGGTGTGTAACTGTGCTGAGCGTGTTTACGTGCAGGAGGGCATTTACGACCGCTTTATCAGCGCACTAACTTGCGCGATGCAGCAGGTGAAGTTCGGTAATCCAGCTGAGCAAAACGACATTGATATGGGCCCACTGATTACGTCCGCCGCGCTGGAGCGCGTTGAACACAAAGTTGCAAAAGCGGTCGCTGATGGCGGCAAAGTGGTTCTGGGCGGCAAACGTGCCGGCAATAAAGGCTTCTATTTTGAACCCACCATTATTACTGGCGTGCGTCAGGATATGGAAATCATGCAAGAGGAAATCTTCGGACCGGTGCTGCCAGTGATGAGCTTTAAAACGCTTGATGAAGCCGTCACGCTGGCCAACGATTGCGCATACGGCCTTACCTCATCGATTTATACGCAAAATCTGAATACCGCAATGGTGGCACTGCGTAAGCTGAAGTTTGGAGAGACCTACATCAACCGCGAGAATTTTGAAGCGATGCAAGGTTTCCACGCGGGCTGGCGCAAGTCGGGGATTGGGGGCGCCGATGGACGTCACGGGTTAGAAGAGTTTCTACAGACGCACGTCGCCTATTTGCAGTTCTCATGAGGAAAACCCGGTGCGCATTGCTGCGCACCGGAAAATCATTACGAGACGCGCTTCTGGCTGCGCAGCAAGGCCAGACCGCTTAATAGTGACATCGCCATCAGATAATAGCCCGGCGCCAGACTGGTGCCGGTCGCACTAATCAGTAAGGTACAGATTAGCGGCGCAAAACCACCAAACACCGTTACCGCCACGTTATAGCTAATGGCCATGCCGCTGGCGCGCGTGCCGATCGGGAAGAGATCCGCCATCACTGAAGGCACCGTTGAGAAGTAAATCGACTTCAGCAGCGCCATCCAGCACACCAGCAGAATCAGCGTGGTTGGCGTGGCGTGCTCCACGACCAGCTTAAACGCCGGATAGATGGTGACGATCAGCAGAATCAGTGAACCCCACATCAGCGGCACACGTCCTACGCGCTCCGCCCACAGGCCCATAATCGGTGTCACTACCGTTAAAATCACCCCCGCCAACAGCGTGGCAGTGAACGCGACGCTCCCCGACAAGTGCAGATTTTTAGTGGCATAGGTTGGCACGTAGTTGAGCATGTAATTGACGGCAGTCGAAATCACCATCAGGCCGATCGCCAACAGCATGAGCTCTTTTTGTCGACCCAACAGGCGTTTCAGCGGCGCGGCTTCCGGTTTGTGTTCGGCGAAGCTTGCGGGTTCATGGACGTGACGGCGTATATAAATCCCCAGCGGACCAATCAGCAGACCAAAGGCAAAGGGGATTCGCCAGCCCCACTCCTGAATCTGGCTTTCTGTGAGAGCCTGCGTCAATCCCAGCCCAAATGCTGACGCCATCAAGGTACTGGCACCCTGAGTGGCGAACTGCCAGCTGGCAATAAAAGCTTTGCGCTCCGGAAAATGCTCCACCAGAAAGGCCGTCGAGCTACCA contains:
- a CDS encoding YoaK family small membrane protein produces the protein MKIGLLFPIAIIIAGVSFLAWFIVSGAAVPGS
- the aldA gene encoding aldehyde dehydrogenase, with protein sequence MTTHHQHYINGAFVADQNDKWIEVINPATEVLLSRIPEGRRQDAAQAIHAAEAAQPDWEALPAVERGNWLRKIAAAIRQREPELTATIVAEGGKTQGLAQTEVLFTADYLEYMAEWARRYDGEIINSDRPNENIFVFKKAIGVTTGILPWNFPFFLIARKAAPALVTGNTIVIKPSELTPNNAAIFAQIIHQVGLPKGVINFVYGYGPEIGQELAGNPKVGLVSLTGSVNAGIATMEAAAKNVTKVSLELGGKAPAIVMNDADLDLAVKAIVSSRVINTGQVCNCAERVYVQEGIYDRFISALTCAMQQVKFGNPAEQNDIDMGPLITSAALERVEHKVAKAVADGGKVVLGGKRAGNKGFYFEPTIITGVRQDMEIMQEEIFGPVLPVMSFKTLDEAVTLANDCAYGLTSSIYTQNLNTAMVALRKLKFGETYINRENFEAMQGFHAGWRKSGIGGADGRHGLEEFLQTHVAYLQFS
- a CDS encoding MFS transporter — encoded protein: MSSVNTTLSLGTTKPNLHKTLFATCIGNALEWFDIAVYGFFASYIAHAFFPTSDPSVSMLLTFGSFGVSFLIRPLGAIVLGNYADRHGRKKALLLSINLMMLGGAVITFMPSYSSIGVIAPLLILLARLVQGFSAGGEFGSSTAFLVEHFPERKAFIASWQFATQGASTLMASAFGLGLTQALTESQIQEWGWRIPFAFGLLIGPLGIYIRRHVHEPASFAEHKPEAAPLKRLLGRQKELMLLAIGLMVISTAVNYMLNYVPTYATKNLHLSGSVAFTATLLAGVILTVVTPIMGLWAERVGRVPLMWGSLILLIVTIYPAFKLVVEHATPTTLILLVCWMALLKSIYFSTVPSVMADLFPIGTRASGMAISYNVAVTVFGGFAPLICTLLISATGTSLAPGYYLMAMSLLSGLALLRSQKRVS